The following DNA comes from Agromyces mangrovi.
TCGTGGCCGCCGCGCTCTACGCGGTGCGGGTGCCGTTCGTGCTCGTGGTCGCGGCGGCCGCGGCGGTGGCAGCGGGCATCCGCGCCGTCACCTGAGCGAGGGACGCGATCAGGCGTCGAGGTCGTCGACCCCGGGCATCCAGCTCACGCCCGGTACGCCCCAGCCGGCCTTGCGGGTCAGCTTCGCGACCGTCTTGCGGTCGCCGTCGCCGAGCCGGTCGACGTAGAGCACGCCGTCGAGGTGGTCGTACTCGTGCTGGAAGATGCGCGCGAGCCACCCCTCGGCCTCGATCTCGTACTGCTCGCCGTCGAGATCGGTCGCGCGCAGCAGCGCCCGCTCCGCCCGGCGGAGCGGGAACCGCTCGCCCGGGAACGACAGGCACCCCTCCGACTCGGTGGCCTCGTCCGGGTCGCCGGGGATCGGCGGACTGATCCAGAGCTCGGGGTTGATCGCCACCCCGCGCCACTCGCGATCCTCCTCGTCGGTCCAGCCGAACGTGAACAGCCGCAGCGGCACGCCGACCTGGGGGCCCGCGAGGCCGACGCCGGGGGCGGCGTCCATGGTCTCGAACATGTCCCGCACCAGCATCCGCAACTCGTCGTCGATGACCTCGACCGGGTCGGCGGGGGCGTGGAGCACGGGGTCGCCCGTGATGCGGATGGGGAGGACGGCCATGGCTCAAGGATATCGACGCCCGCGGAGGGTAGGGTCGGAGCGTGGATCCGGACCTCTCCGAGCTGACCGAGCAGATCGCGCTCGATCCGACCCAGTTCATCGGCATCCCGCTCGCGCTCATCGGCGCGGTGTTCCTGTCGCTCGGCGCGCAGTTCCAGCACCGCGGCGTCGCGAAGGTCGAGAAGAACACCGTCACGTCGGTGGGCAAGGGGCTGAACGGCCGCCAACTCGCGCTGCTGCTCGCCCGGCCCTCGTGGGTGCTCGGCACCGTCATGCTCGGGCTCGCGATCGTCTTCCAGCTCTCGAGCCTCTACTTCGCACCGCTGATCGTGGTGCAGCCGCTCGGGGCGATCGCCCTCGTGATCACGGCGATCCTCAACTCCCGGGTCGCGCACGTGAAGCTCAACCGCCGCTCCATCATCGCGATCTCGATGTGCGTCGGCGGCGTGTTCCTGTTCGTCGGCGTCGCGGCGTTCACCGCCGTCGACACGCGCGTGACCGATCAGGACCTCTACACGATCCTCATCATCCTCGCGGTGACGCTCGTGCTGCTCGGCACCGCGTTCGCCTTCCTCCGGCACCGCATGCGCGCCATCTTCTACGTGCTCGGCGCCGGGTTCCTCTACGGGTTCGTCGCCACCCTCGCGAAGGTCATCCTGGGGCGCATCGAGCAGGAGGAGTTCGACTGGCTCACGCTGCTCTGCGTCGTCGCGCTGCTCGCGGCGACCGCGCTCGGGGCGTACTTCGTGCAGAACGCCTACGCGACCGGGCCGCCCGACCTCGTGATCGCGGGCCTCACCGTCGTCGACCCGATGGTCGCGGTCGGCATCGGCATCGTCGTGCTGGGGGAGGCGTCGCAGGCGCCGCCGTGGGCGAGCGTGGTGTTCGTCATCACGGGCGTCGTGGCCGTCTGGGGCGTGTTCGAGCTCGCCCGGCACCACCCGCAGACACGGCCCTGACGGGCGTCGCGAGCGACATGCGAACAGGTCCGAAGCAGGGGCGCCGGGTTAGGCTAGGGTGCTGATCACGCGGCCGACCATCCCGAATCCGCGCTGAACCGGGCGTTTCGCTTTCCCCACGACGTTGACCGAACAGGACCACCACCACGTGTCTGACACCCCCGCCGCGCATGCCGACGTGACCTCCGGGGCGGAGACCGACCGGCCCCTGCGCGTCCTGATCGGGGCCGACACCTTCGCACCCGACGTGAACGGTGCCGCCCGGTTCGCCGAGCGGCTCGCCGCCGGGCTCGTGGAGCGCGGCCACGAGGTGCACGTCGTCGCCCCCTCGCCGAGCCGACGGAGCGGCACGTGGACCGAGGTGCACGAGGGGCAGGAGCTCATCGCGCACCGCCTGCACAGCTGGCGCTGGTACCCGCACGACTGGCTGCGCTTCGCGCTGCCCTGGCGCATCCGCCAGAACGCGGCCCGCATCCTCGACGAGGTGCAGCCCGACGTGGTGCACTTCCAGTCGCACATCGTCGTCGGGCGCGGCCTCGCGATCGAGGCGCAGGCCCGGGGCATCCGCATCATCGGCACGAACCACTTCATGCCCGAGAACATGCTCGAGTTCACGCTGATCCCGAAGGCGTGGCAGGAATGGGCGGTCGGGCTGGCCTGGAAGGCCGCGCGGCGCACGTTCGGTCGCGCCGAGGCCGTGACCACGCCGACCCGGCGCGCGGCCGAGTTCCTCGAGAAGTACACCGGCCTCGAGGGCGTGCGCGCCATCTCGTGCGGCGTCGACGCCGGCCGGTACTCGCCCAACTGGGAGCCGCGCACCGAGAACCGCATCGTCTTCGTCGGCCGGGTCACGGGCGAGAAGCAGATCGACGTGCTGCTGCGCGCAGCGACGCTGCTGCCGCCCGAGCTCGACGCGCAGATCGAGATCGTCGGCGGCGGCGACCAGAAGCGCAACCTCGAGCACCTCGCGGTCGAGCTCGGCATCGCCGATCGGGTGACCTTCACCGGCTACGTGACCGACGAGCAGCTGCGCGACGTCTACCACCGGGCATCCGTGCTCGCCATGCCCTCGATCGCCGAGCTGCAGTCGATCGTGACGATGGAGTCGATGGCGTCCGCGCTGCCCGTCGTCGCCGCGAACGCGATGGCCCTGCCGCACCTCGTGCACGACGGCGAGAACGGCTACCTGTTCGAGCCGGGCAGCCCGGAGGACCTCGCCGCGAAGCTCCGCATGGTGCTCGAGGCCGACCCCGAGCGCTACGCCGAGTTCAAGCGCGAGTCGCTGCGGCTCATCGCCGCGCACGACATCCAGCGCACGCTGACGACGTTCGAGAGCCTGTATCGTGGTGAGCCGGTGACCGACCCGGTCACCGACGGTGCGTCGGTGGCTCATCCCGAGTGACCGAGCGCGCGGGGCGGTAGCTCAGCCGGTTAGAGCAGTGGACTCATAATCCATCGGTCACGGGTTCAAGTCCCGTCCGCCCTACGGCCTCAGCCCAGCACGTCGTCGAGCGTCGGGTGCAGGTGCCGGGTAACGAGCACGGATGCCGCGTGCCGGGCGCCTTCCTCGAGCGCAGCGTCGACCCGGGCGCCGTCGAGCACCGCGTGCAGCGCGCCCGACATGAACGCGTCTCCCGCGCCGTTCGCGTCGACCACGTCGACCGGCACGGCATCGACGCGGTGCTCGCGCAGCGTCGTGCCCTCGGACGAGACCGCGATCGCACCCTCGGCGCCGAGCGTGCAGACCGCCAGGCGCGCGCCGTCGGCGACCACCCGCCGCAGGAACGGCATGGGCGCGCCGATGCGATCGGCGTTCAGGAACACGGCGTCCGCGGCCTCGAGGAACGGGCGGTGGAATTCGCTCGCCCCGTCGTAGTCGTGCAGGTCGGTCCAGATCGGGCGCCCGGTCGCGCGGGCCGCGGGGATGAGGCGTCGTGAGCGCTCCGACAGGTCGAGCACGATGACCGAGGCATCCGCCATCGCCGCCACGAGCCGGTGATCCTCGGACGACGGGTGATCGTCGGGCGTGGAGAGGTAGATCGAGACCCGCTCGCCCGCGGGGGTCATCAGGTTCAGGTGGCGTTCGGTCCGCACGCCGTCGACGACGTCGAGGTCGAGCCCGGGCACGCGCGTGAGCACGTCCCGGAGGTGCGCCCCGTCGGCATCACCCGCGAGCAGGGTGAACAGGGAGACCGGGCGGCCGAGCGCCGCGAGGCCGAGCGCCTTGCCGGCCGACGTGCCGCCGACCGTCTCGTGGTCGCCGAGCGCGAACTGCATGTGCGGCACCGGCTCGGGCAGGTGGCCGACCTCCACGATCCGGTTCCACGACACCGGCCCCGAGACGACCACCCTGCTCACCACGTGCGTACTCCTGTCCGGCCGCGCGATCGACGCAGCATCCGCTCGATTCTGCCAGTGCTGCCCCTGTGCTGAACTGAGCAATGCTCGCGTACGATCGAGCTCGACCCGACCAGGACGTGGGGCCGTGGCTCGGGTGCTCCCTCCGACCCGAACGCCGCGGTAGACCGGCCGGTCGCGGAGAGGAACGATGGCGATGGTGCGCGGGGCACACCTGATGGCTGTCGAGTGACCAACTCAACCCTGCGTCGGCACCAGGTCCGATCCGGGCGCCGGCGCCTCGTCTCCCTCGCATCAGGAGTGTCCCATGGGTGCGCTCACCGACTTCTACCGGAACCCGACCCTCTCGGACGGCTTCGGATCCACGCTCCCGCCCCGTACCAACCCGCATCGGGGCCTGGACTTCCCGCATGCGCTTGGCACCCCCGTGCCGGCCTACTCGCCGGGCGTGGTCGTCACGTCGCAGGAGCACCCGGTACTCGGCGTGATCGTCCAGGTGAAGGGCAGGAACGGACGCTTCGTCGGCTACCGCCATCTCCGTCGCTCCGCGCCACGATTGGACGTGGGCGCGCGCGTCCGGGCCGGCACGATCATCGGGCAGGTCTCCGACACGGGGTCGGCAGCGCACCCGTTCCATCACTGCACGACCAACAGTTCCAACGCTCGCGGCGTCTTCGGGGAGTTGGGGGTCGAGGATCCCTGGCCGTTCATCCAGCGCACGATCCGCGGTGTCGGGTACACCGGCCCGGTCGACGGCAGGCCGGGGCCCGAGACGTGCCGCCTGGTGCAGGTCTACGCGCGGAAGTTCGGCGACTACACCGGCGCGATCGACCGCAAGCTCGGTCCGAACGGCTGGGCGGGCTTCGCAAAGGGACTCGAACGCTCGTAGACGGCGGATCGCATCCAGCGGGCGGGGAGCGATTCAGGGCGCGCACCGAGCCGCCCGTCGATCCACGGTCCTAGGCTCCGGCCAGGCCCGATCGCGAGAGAGGGAACATCATGGCGATGCACGGCAAGTCGGCCGACGAACTCGTGGCGACGAACGGGGACGACCCCGGTCCGCGCGATGTGGACGGGCGTCAGCAGTTGCGGGTCCTCGAGTTGCGCGTCCACGGGATCGGGAACACCTCGCCCGCGAAGATGCTTGGCTCGGAGGAGGACGACGTCGCACGTCGCGACGGGGACGACCTCGGGTCGTTCTGGGTGCGCAGGGACGCCGCGCGGAACGGTGGGATCGCGAGGACGGAGGCGTACTCGTGGGGCGGACTCGCGCGAGCGGGCGGATCGGCGATCGCGGTGGTTGCACGGGTGTTCGTCCACGTCGGATGGCTCTTCGTGCTGCCGTTCGGGCTCTGCAACCTCGCGTACTGGATGCGCCCCATCCCCGGGCAGAAGCAAGCGCCCGAAGGGTGGGACGGCGGTCGCGGCGCAGCCACGATGCGCGTGTTCGCACTCGTCCTCACGCTCATCTACGTCGCCGCGTTCATGTCGGTCGCCGTCGACCTGGTCGCCATCCAGTGCCTCGGGCCCACCGCCACCGTCCAGTGCGAAGGCCTGCCGGGAT
Coding sequences within:
- the def gene encoding peptide deformylase, encoding MAVLPIRITGDPVLHAPADPVEVIDDELRMLVRDMFETMDAAPGVGLAGPQVGVPLRLFTFGWTDEEDREWRGVAINPELWISPPIPGDPDEATESEGCLSFPGERFPLRRAERALLRATDLDGEQYEIEAEGWLARIFQHEYDHLDGVLYVDRLGDGDRKTVAKLTRKAGWGVPGVSWMPGVDDLDA
- a CDS encoding DMT family transporter, with amino-acid sequence MDPDLSELTEQIALDPTQFIGIPLALIGAVFLSLGAQFQHRGVAKVEKNTVTSVGKGLNGRQLALLLARPSWVLGTVMLGLAIVFQLSSLYFAPLIVVQPLGAIALVITAILNSRVAHVKLNRRSIIAISMCVGGVFLFVGVAAFTAVDTRVTDQDLYTILIILAVTLVLLGTAFAFLRHRMRAIFYVLGAGFLYGFVATLAKVILGRIEQEEFDWLTLLCVVALLAATALGAYFVQNAYATGPPDLVIAGLTVVDPMVAVGIGIVVLGEASQAPPWASVVFVITGVVAVWGVFELARHHPQTRP
- a CDS encoding glycosyltransferase → MSDTPAAHADVTSGAETDRPLRVLIGADTFAPDVNGAARFAERLAAGLVERGHEVHVVAPSPSRRSGTWTEVHEGQELIAHRLHSWRWYPHDWLRFALPWRIRQNAARILDEVQPDVVHFQSHIVVGRGLAIEAQARGIRIIGTNHFMPENMLEFTLIPKAWQEWAVGLAWKAARRTFGRAEAVTTPTRRAAEFLEKYTGLEGVRAISCGVDAGRYSPNWEPRTENRIVFVGRVTGEKQIDVLLRAATLLPPELDAQIEIVGGGDQKRNLEHLAVELGIADRVTFTGYVTDEQLRDVYHRASVLAMPSIAELQSIVTMESMASALPVVAANAMALPHLVHDGENGYLFEPGSPEDLAAKLRMVLEADPERYAEFKRESLRLIAAHDIQRTLTTFESLYRGEPVTDPVTDGASVAHPE
- a CDS encoding carbohydrate kinase family protein, which produces MVSRVVVSGPVSWNRIVEVGHLPEPVPHMQFALGDHETVGGTSAGKALGLAALGRPVSLFTLLAGDADGAHLRDVLTRVPGLDLDVVDGVRTERHLNLMTPAGERVSIYLSTPDDHPSSEDHRLVAAMADASVIVLDLSERSRRLIPAARATGRPIWTDLHDYDGASEFHRPFLEAADAVFLNADRIGAPMPFLRRVVADGARLAVCTLGAEGAIAVSSEGTTLREHRVDAVPVDVVDANGAGDAFMSGALHAVLDGARVDAALEEGARHAASVLVTRHLHPTLDDVLG
- a CDS encoding M23 family metallopeptidase, with protein sequence MGALTDFYRNPTLSDGFGSTLPPRTNPHRGLDFPHALGTPVPAYSPGVVVTSQEHPVLGVIVQVKGRNGRFVGYRHLRRSAPRLDVGARVRAGTIIGQVSDTGSAAHPFHHCTTNSSNARGVFGELGVEDPWPFIQRTIRGVGYTGPVDGRPGPETCRLVQVYARKFGDYTGAIDRKLGPNGWAGFAKGLERS